The sequence CCGAGGGGTCTGGATGTCCGGCCGCAGCATCGTTCCGCGCGCTCTCCCCCGTACCGTCCGCGTCCTGGCCGCCCTCGCCCTGGCGGCCGCCGTCACCGCGGGGTGCTCGACGCCGCAGCCGCGGGTCACCGGGGCCGCCGAGGCGGGCGCCGAACCCGCCCGCGGGGAACCGGCCCCGAGCGCGGCCTCCCCGTTCTGGGTCGACCCGAACAGCGACGCGGCCCGCCAGGTGCGCGCCTGGGAGAAGGAGGGGCGCGAGGCGGACGCGAAGCTCCTGCGGCGGATCTCGGAGCGGCCGGTCGCGGACTGGCCCGCCTGGGACGACCCGGCCCCGGGAATCCGCGCCGCCGTGCGGTCCGCCGCCCGGACGAAGAAGACCGTCGTCCTCGTGGCGTACAACATCCCGCACCGCGACTGCGGGCTCTACTCCGCGGGCGGCGCGAAGGACGCGGACGCCTACCGTGCCTGGATCGGGGAGTTCGCCGCCGCGGTCGGGGACGCCCCCGCGACCGTGGTGCTGGAGCCCGACGCCCTCCCCCACATCACGGACGGCTGCACCCCGCCCGAGCACCACGCCGAGCGCTACCAGCTCCTCTCCGAGGCGGTGGACACCCTCACGGCCCTCCCGAACACCAGGGTCTACCTGGACGCGGGCAACCCGGACTGGATCGACGAACCGGACAGGATGGCGCAGCCGCTGCGGCAGGCGGGCGTCGACCGGGCCGCCGGGTTCTCGCTGAACGTCTCCAACTTCCAGTCGAACGCCGGCGTGCGGACGTACGCCCGACAGCTCTCCGACGCGACGGGCGGCGCG is a genomic window of Streptomyces sp. YPW6 containing:
- a CDS encoding glycoside hydrolase family 6 protein, which codes for MSGRSIVPRALPRTVRVLAALALAAAVTAGCSTPQPRVTGAAEAGAEPARGEPAPSAASPFWVDPNSDAARQVRAWEKEGREADAKLLRRISERPVADWPAWDDPAPGIRAAVRSAARTKKTVVLVAYNIPHRDCGLYSAGGAKDADAYRAWIGEFAAAVGDAPATVVLEPDALPHITDGCTPPEHHAERYQLLSEAVDTLTALPNTRVYLDAGNPDWIDEPDRMAQPLRQAGVDRAAGFSLNVSNFQSNAGVRTYARQLSDATGGAHFVIDTSRNGKGPLSGGREEAWCNPPGRGLGTPPTTKTGDDRLDAYLWIKRPGDSDGTCRGGPPAGDWWPEYALGLARRAAS